Proteins encoded in a region of the Gammaproteobacteria bacterium genome:
- a CDS encoding YnbE family lipoprotein yields MNEFIARSALLLLLPTSLLLVASCTPTVRVAAPEEPITINLNVRIQHDIRVRVEEELDDIFSEDSNLF; encoded by the coding sequence ATGAACGAGTTTATCGCGCGCAGCGCGCTGCTGCTCCTGTTACCAACTTCACTGCTGCTGGTCGCTTCCTGCACCCCCACCGTCAGAGTGGCGGCTCCGGAAGAGCCCATCACCATTAATCTCAACGTGCGCATTCAGCACGACATCCGGGTCCGGGTGGAAGAAGAGCTGGATGATATCTTCAGCGAAGACAGCAACCTGTTTTAG
- a CDS encoding YdbL family protein, producing the protein MIRYMPHVPRLLGILLLLLVTHSAYAQTLQEAKQQGLVGEQRDGYVGLVQSDVPAGVRALVQQVNEERRRRYEQIAQENGITLAQVTAVAYERAVEATQRGHYIQLPNGQWVRK; encoded by the coding sequence ATGATCCGTTACATGCCACATGTGCCACGCCTGCTGGGAATACTGTTACTGCTGCTGGTAACCCACAGCGCTTACGCCCAGACCTTGCAGGAAGCGAAGCAACAGGGGCTTGTCGGGGAACAGCGCGACGGTTATGTGGGGCTGGTGCAGAGCGATGTTCCCGCTGGGGTGCGGGCACTGGTGCAACAGGTCAACGAGGAGCGTCGGCGTCGCTACGAGCAGATCGCCCAGGAGAACGGCATCACCCTGGCACAGGTGACCGCGGTAGCCTACGAGCGGGCTGTGGAGGCTACCCAGCGTGGCCACTACATCCAGTTGCCCAACGGCCAGTGGGTGCGCAAGTAA
- a CDS encoding PQQ-binding-like beta-propeller repeat protein — protein MKQHTNPRTVFAGLLITLLLPSAVPAQQGVSDGQWPSYAGDAGSTKYAALEQINADNFSTLETAWRWRSIDGDLDLEALLEVNSGIRINNLQGTPLMIDGRLYMITALGLVAAIDARSGETLWSYNPQSYLAGPTMSPISYHARGVAYWEQGETRRVLVSTQDAFVLALDADTGIPDPAFANGRIDLTVGIPRAERNVLDWRGGQPLAVVSPPIVVGDILITSQITSNRPRFKERPPLWIRGWHLPSGELAWVFHTIPQAGEFGVATWEQDSWRTAGNAGVWTMMSADPELGYVYLPIEAATDDFYGGHRPGDNLFSQSLVALDARTGERVWHYQMVHHGIWDYDPPAAPNLIDVVIDGRPVKAVAQVTKQGFVFAFDRVTGEPLWPIEERPVPPAILPGEVASPTQPFPTRPPAFTRQGLTVDDLIDFTPALRAEAEEILQNYTYGPLFTPPSLTEPGGNRGTILRPGTGGGANWSGAGVDPETGLLYIPSSDGLTVPLMSQLSPDQANIAYVRISLGGIRGPQGLPFLKPPYSTITAVDMNTGEIAWQTPNGAGDADVENHPALQGVDLPPLGGGGRHPVLVTSSLLIHAQDRDGGFVLLARDKATGEELAMVDLPARPRGAPMTYMLEGRQHIGISIASEPVPEFLVLALPE, from the coding sequence ATGAAACAACACACGAATCCGCGCACTGTTTTTGCAGGCCTGTTAATTACTCTGTTACTTCCTTCTGCCGTTCCAGCCCAACAGGGTGTCAGTGATGGACAATGGCCCAGCTATGCGGGAGATGCCGGCTCCACCAAATACGCGGCACTGGAGCAGATAAACGCGGACAACTTCTCGACCCTGGAAACAGCCTGGCGCTGGCGCTCCATCGACGGCGATCTTGACCTTGAGGCCCTGCTGGAAGTCAATTCCGGCATCCGCATCAATAATTTACAGGGCACTCCCCTCATGATAGATGGTCGCCTTTACATGATTACCGCCCTGGGCCTGGTTGCCGCCATCGACGCACGCAGCGGCGAAACCCTCTGGAGTTACAACCCCCAGTCCTACCTGGCGGGACCGACCATGAGCCCCATCAGCTACCACGCCCGTGGCGTAGCCTACTGGGAACAGGGTGAAACACGTCGCGTGCTGGTCAGCACCCAGGATGCCTTCGTCCTGGCCCTCGATGCCGACACCGGCATTCCCGATCCGGCATTCGCGAACGGCCGCATCGATCTGACGGTCGGCATCCCGCGCGCCGAGCGCAACGTGCTGGACTGGCGCGGCGGTCAGCCATTGGCGGTGGTCTCGCCGCCCATCGTTGTGGGCGACATCCTGATTACGTCACAGATCACCTCCAACCGCCCCCGCTTCAAGGAACGACCACCCTTGTGGATTCGTGGCTGGCATCTCCCCAGTGGCGAACTGGCCTGGGTGTTCCATACTATCCCCCAGGCCGGCGAATTTGGCGTGGCGACCTGGGAGCAGGACTCCTGGCGTACTGCGGGCAATGCCGGGGTCTGGACCATGATGAGTGCCGATCCGGAGCTGGGCTACGTCTACTTGCCGATCGAAGCCGCAACGGATGATTTTTATGGCGGTCACCGTCCGGGTGACAACCTCTTCAGCCAGAGCCTGGTCGCACTGGATGCCCGCACGGGCGAAAGAGTCTGGCACTATCAGATGGTGCACCATGGTATCTGGGACTACGATCCACCTGCGGCGCCCAATCTCATCGACGTGGTGATAGATGGCAGGCCGGTCAAAGCGGTCGCGCAGGTTACCAAACAGGGTTTTGTGTTCGCCTTTGACCGGGTAACCGGGGAGCCTCTCTGGCCCATCGAGGAGCGCCCTGTACCTCCAGCGATACTTCCCGGTGAAGTCGCATCCCCTACCCAGCCATTCCCGACCCGCCCCCCTGCGTTCACGCGTCAGGGCCTGACGGTGGACGACCTGATCGACTTTACCCCGGCGCTGCGGGCAGAGGCTGAAGAAATTCTGCAGAACTACACCTACGGCCCCTTGTTTACTCCACCATCCCTGACTGAGCCAGGGGGCAATCGAGGCACTATTCTGCGCCCCGGTACAGGCGGAGGCGCAAACTGGAGTGGTGCCGGTGTCGACCCGGAAACCGGCCTGCTGTACATCCCTTCCAGTGACGGCCTTACCGTGCCCCTGATGTCGCAGCTCAGCCCTGATCAGGCCAACATCGCTTACGTACGGATATCTCTCGGGGGAATTCGCGGCCCCCAGGGTCTGCCTTTCCTTAAGCCCCCCTACTCAACCATCACCGCGGTTGATATGAACACTGGCGAAATTGCCTGGCAGACGCCAAATGGCGCAGGCGATGCAGATGTAGAGAACCACCCCGCGTTACAGGGCGTGGATCTGCCGCCTTTGGGCGGCGGTGGCCGCCACCCGGTCCTCGTGACCAGCAGCCTGTTGATTCATGCGCAGGACCGCGACGGCGGCTTTGTACTGCTGGCCCGTGACAAGGCCACCGGCGAGGAATTGGCTATGGTGGATCTGCCAGCCAGGCCACGGGGGGCACCGATGACTTATATGCTGGAGGGTCGCCAGCACATTGGCATCAGCATTGCCAGCGAACCGGTGCCGGAATTTCTGGTTCTGGCGTTACCGGAATGA
- a CDS encoding CIA30 family protein has translation MNALLLTSFNSDSPDLGWYVQNDSVMGGRSQGEFHSASGQLIFSGNTNTNGGGFSAIRTQPLKLDLSGFAGIRVKVKGDGRRYSWQLKTDATWRGHQINYWADFDTVPDETKVVDIPFSNFSPQFRGLRLDGPELDTSQISEFGLYIYDKKDGPFELSLISVAAYTDNRRP, from the coding sequence ATGAACGCGTTGCTGCTAACCAGTTTTAATTCAGATAGTCCAGATCTAGGCTGGTACGTGCAGAATGACAGCGTCATGGGAGGGAGGAGCCAGGGTGAGTTCCATTCAGCTTCGGGGCAGCTGATATTTTCCGGCAACACCAACACGAACGGCGGCGGCTTCAGCGCCATCCGTACACAACCTTTGAAACTGGATTTGTCAGGTTTTGCCGGAATAAGAGTAAAAGTTAAGGGTGATGGACGTCGTTACAGCTGGCAATTAAAAACGGACGCTACCTGGCGTGGACACCAAATCAATTACTGGGCTGATTTCGACACTGTGCCTGATGAAACGAAGGTAGTTGACATTCCATTCTCGAATTTTTCCCCTCAGTTTCGGGGCCTCAGGCTCGATGGCCCCGAGCTCGATACCAGTCAGATTTCTGAATTCGGCCTGTACATTTACGATAAAAAAGATGGCCCTTTTGAACTAAGCTTAATAAGTGTTGCGGCGTATACCGATAACAGGCGGCCATAA
- a CDS encoding GMC family oxidoreductase N-terminal domain-containing protein — protein MQQYDYIIIGAGTAGCVLANRLSADPQCQVLLLEAGGKDDYFWIDIPVGYLYTIANPRTDWCYHTEPDPGLNNRSIGYARGKVLGGCSSINAMIYMRGQQSDYDYWESLGNKGWGWQDVLPVFKKSEDYQHGADNYHGAGGELRVEERRVNWEILDAWRDAAEECGIPKITEFNRGDNFGNAYFQMNQRRGRRWSATSAFLKPALARPNLKVIINAQVEKLTAEAPYGKARVTGVEVCLNDGETVRFGARREVLLSAGAVGSPQILQLSGIGPTALLGEHGISVLHNLPGVGENLQDHLQVRSVYKVSNTVTLNQRANSLIGNARMGLEYFFFKTGPLTMPPSQLGAFAKSDPGQSSANIEWHVQPLSLDKFGDPLHKFNAITPSVCNLRPSSRGHVRIKSANWRDYPAIRLNYLSTDEDRQVAIEGLRFTRRIMAAQALARFSPEEWKPGAGLVSDEDLLQAAAELGTTIFHPVGTCKMGNDPLAVVDDQLRVHGVDGLRVIDASIMPSITSGNTNAPTVMIAEQGARFILQDNAH, from the coding sequence ATGCAGCAATACGACTACATCATCATCGGGGCCGGTACCGCCGGCTGTGTGTTGGCCAACCGACTGTCGGCGGATCCGCAATGCCAGGTGTTGCTGCTGGAGGCCGGCGGCAAAGATGACTATTTCTGGATCGATATTCCGGTGGGTTATTTATACACTATTGCCAATCCGCGCACCGACTGGTGTTACCACACAGAACCAGACCCCGGCCTGAACAATCGCAGCATCGGCTATGCGCGCGGCAAGGTGCTTGGCGGCTGTTCTTCCATTAACGCCATGATCTACATGCGTGGCCAGCAAAGTGACTACGACTACTGGGAGTCGCTGGGCAACAAAGGCTGGGGCTGGCAGGACGTGCTTCCCGTGTTCAAAAAATCAGAGGACTATCAACACGGCGCGGACAATTACCATGGCGCGGGTGGCGAACTCCGGGTGGAGGAGCGGCGAGTCAACTGGGAGATTCTGGACGCCTGGCGCGACGCGGCAGAAGAGTGTGGCATTCCAAAGATCACCGAGTTCAATCGTGGTGACAACTTCGGTAACGCCTATTTTCAGATGAACCAGCGCAGAGGCAGACGCTGGAGCGCCACCAGCGCGTTTTTGAAACCGGCACTGGCCCGCCCGAACCTCAAGGTAATCATCAACGCCCAGGTGGAAAAACTGACGGCGGAAGCACCGTACGGCAAAGCCCGGGTCACCGGGGTCGAAGTCTGCCTGAATGATGGCGAAACCGTGCGATTCGGTGCGAGACGAGAAGTGTTGCTGAGTGCAGGCGCTGTGGGATCACCCCAGATACTGCAGCTCAGCGGCATAGGGCCGACAGCCTTGCTGGGCGAACATGGCATTAGCGTGCTGCACAATCTGCCTGGCGTGGGAGAGAATCTGCAGGACCATCTGCAGGTGCGTAGCGTCTACAAGGTCAGCAATACCGTCACCTTGAACCAGCGCGCCAACTCGCTCATTGGAAACGCCCGGATGGGGCTCGAATACTTTTTCTTCAAAACCGGGCCCCTTACCATGCCGCCTTCGCAGCTGGGCGCCTTCGCCAAAAGCGATCCCGGACAATCAAGCGCCAACATCGAGTGGCACGTGCAGCCACTGTCGCTGGACAAGTTTGGCGACCCGTTACATAAATTCAACGCTATTACGCCGTCGGTCTGCAACCTGCGTCCGAGCAGTCGCGGCCACGTTCGTATAAAAAGTGCCAACTGGCGTGATTACCCGGCCATCAGGCTGAACTATCTGTCGACTGATGAAGACCGGCAGGTGGCTATTGAGGGCCTGCGCTTCACTCGCCGCATCATGGCCGCACAGGCACTGGCACGATTCAGCCCAGAGGAATGGAAGCCCGGCGCCGGACTGGTCAGTGATGAAGATCTGCTTCAGGCTGCCGCTGAACTGGGCACCACAATCTTTCATCCGGTAGGCACCTGCAAGATGGGCAACGATCCCCTGGCAGTCGTCGACGATCAACTCCGGGTACATGGTGTCGATGGACTGCGGGTGATCGATGCTTCCATCATGCCGAGCATCACTTCAGGGAATACCAACGCCCCTACCGTGATGATCGCCGAGCAGGGAGCGCGTTTCATCCTGCAGGACAATGCGCATTAA